The Vicinamibacteria bacterium genome has a segment encoding these proteins:
- a CDS encoding DUF885 family protein: protein MSWSLRRALPLSVFLIALGSCRLESLAEDAEDRLLERLIEEYVTARFEFYPVEATAAGLAGNDDRLGTFARPDIERRVGWLADFQQKLSGLSPRRLSPAAHTDALWLSSLVKAELFELEERARWRTTASFYGEFIRAGIVSLLLSSDLPSRTGSLAGRLDEIPSLVEQAKANLDEQSSRLWIEDGVASLDRCLAVLGDLVKILEKHIPSYRLSNLAERNRLAMRSVQSLREVLSERLDAAPETDAVLGEDALARLFLYQDMVDASLDDVFHEASEAVENRTNALIELALERFAGQPLRDLLSSPPATELSEDGVRLLAEEVGRLLALPSPVGVRLVPSDFLAPLPVRLWRKTSPEPLGDVVLLVGVPFGSMAEADVELLTWIELTTRLPQLDSQARSTSLLRRVFAARTTSEGWRSWRWRRSMSADYRGGDPTLRLRSDRRALVEELRLLAVLSFHARGATIEQIQELFLQNGHLSPVDARREAERVALDPRVGSSALGHLLLRRLSRDYLRAFPLSSETELDQRILGEGLVPIRLIRARLLDSSEFES, encoded by the coding sequence CGCTTGGCTCCTGTCGACTGGAGTCTTTAGCGGAAGATGCCGAGGATCGGCTTCTCGAGCGCCTCATCGAGGAATACGTCACCGCGCGTTTCGAGTTCTACCCGGTCGAGGCGACCGCTGCCGGGCTTGCCGGAAACGACGACCGGCTCGGAACGTTCGCGCGCCCGGACATCGAGCGTCGAGTCGGGTGGCTGGCCGACTTCCAGCAGAAACTCTCGGGGCTGTCCCCAAGGCGCCTGTCCCCGGCGGCACACACGGATGCGCTATGGCTGTCGAGCCTCGTGAAGGCTGAGCTCTTCGAGCTCGAAGAGCGCGCTCGATGGCGGACAACCGCGTCCTTCTACGGTGAGTTCATCCGAGCGGGGATCGTTTCGCTGCTCCTGTCGTCGGATCTCCCGTCACGAACGGGTTCACTCGCCGGACGGCTCGACGAGATCCCTTCGTTGGTCGAGCAAGCCAAGGCCAACCTCGACGAGCAAAGCTCGCGTTTGTGGATCGAAGACGGCGTGGCCTCGCTCGATCGGTGTCTCGCGGTGCTCGGAGATCTGGTGAAGATTCTCGAGAAGCACATCCCTTCGTATCGCCTGTCGAATCTCGCCGAGCGAAACCGTCTCGCGATGCGTTCGGTGCAGTCGCTTCGCGAGGTACTCTCCGAACGCCTCGACGCCGCGCCGGAAACGGACGCGGTGCTTGGAGAGGATGCGCTCGCGCGACTCTTTCTTTACCAGGACATGGTCGACGCATCGCTCGACGACGTTTTTCACGAGGCGAGCGAGGCGGTCGAGAATCGCACCAACGCGCTCATCGAGCTGGCCTTGGAGAGGTTCGCGGGACAGCCGCTGCGAGACCTCTTGAGCTCTCCGCCGGCAACGGAGCTTTCCGAAGATGGGGTCCGGTTGCTCGCCGAGGAAGTAGGCCGGCTCCTCGCGCTTCCCTCGCCGGTAGGGGTCAGGCTCGTTCCGTCAGATTTCTTGGCGCCTTTGCCCGTTCGTCTGTGGCGCAAAACGTCGCCCGAGCCGCTTGGGGACGTCGTCCTCCTCGTTGGAGTGCCCTTCGGCTCGATGGCCGAGGCCGACGTGGAGCTGCTCACCTGGATCGAGCTGACGACCCGCCTCCCCCAACTCGACTCCCAGGCCCGATCGACGAGCCTATTGAGGCGTGTATTTGCCGCCCGAACCACCAGTGAGGGCTGGCGCTCGTGGCGATGGCGGCGGTCGATGAGCGCGGACTACCGGGGTGGGGACCCGACGCTTCGCCTCCGCTCGGATCGGCGGGCGCTCGTCGAGGAGCTTCGATTGTTGGCGGTCCTTTCCTTTCACGCGCGTGGCGCGACGATCGAGCAAATACAAGAGCTATTTCTTCAGAATGGCCATCTCTCGCCGGTGGACGCCCGGCGCGAAGCCGAGCGGGTTGCGCTCGACCCGCGAGTGGGGAGCTCGGCACTGGGGCATTTGCTCCTGAGGCGGCTCTCTCGCGACTACCTGCGCGCCTTTCCCTTGAGCAGCGAGACCGAGCTCGATCAGCGCATCCTCGGAGAAGGACTGGTTCCCATTCGGCTGATACGCGCCCGGTTGCTCGACTCCTCAGAATTCGAGTCATAA